The following DNA comes from Oculatellaceae cyanobacterium.
TTGTTGATTTTACTAATGCTAATTATGAATATTTGGGTCTTCCCTTTTACGATGATTTTGGTAATGAAATCTCGGTTGGGATTTCTAACAACAGCACCGGATTTAACCTTCGTTACTACGATGACCGCTTACTGACCATTAGTAATGTGGAAATCTTGAACATCACTGGAACTCCTTATGATGATGTCCTTCAAGGGTTTGCAGGTAACGATACTCTAATAGGTGGTGCAGGCAATGACAGCATCACTGGCGGTGCTGGTAATGACATCCTTATTGGCGGTGCAAGCAATGACAGCATCACTGGCGGTGCAGGCAATGACATCCTTATCGGTGTCAATACCAGTTCTACCCCTGGACGAGGCGAAATAGACTATCTCGCAGGAGGAATTGGAGCCGATAGCTTTGTTTTGGGCGATTCTACCTGGATTGGTTACGATAACGGGAATACTACAAATAATGGAAATGCTGACTATGCTGAGATTGCTGGCTTTAACAGCAGTGAAGGCGATGTTATTCAACTTCAAGGAACAAGCAGTAATTATCTTCTAGCTATTTCCGGTGCAAATACTCAAATATTGATTGATAAACCTGGAACAGAACCAGATGAACTCATTGGTATAGTCAAAAATCAAACAAGCTTAAATCTCAGTGGCAGTTACTTTAACTACGTTTCTACTACCACTTTACCTAATATTACTTTTGCCCTATCTCCCACCAGTGTTACCGAAGATGGCGCAACCAACTTAGTTTACACCTTCACCCGCACCGGAAGCACCACCAGTGCCTTAACCGTGAATTATGGCGTTTCTGGTACAGCTACCTTCAATACTGACTACACTCAAACAGGAGCCGCAAGTTTTACTGACACAGCAGGAAGTATTACCTTTGCTGCGGGTGCAAGTACAAAAACTCTCACCATTGACCCCACAGCCGACACAACTATTGAAAGTAATGAAACCCTTGCTCTCACTTTAGCAACAGGCACAGGTTATACCATTGGTACAACAACAGCCGTCACTGGAACTATTAATAATGATGATTTCCCGTCCATCACCCTAGCTATATCTCCAAGTAGCGTTACCGAAGATGGCACAACCAACCTAGTTTATACCTTCACCCGCACCGGAAGCACAACCAATGCTTTAACCGTGAATTATGGTGTCGCTGGCACAGCTACCTTCAATACAGACTACACCCAAACAGGAGCAGCCAGCTTTACAGCTACCACTGGAACCATTAGCTTTGCCGCCGGAAGTACTACAACAACTCTCACCCTTGACCCCACAGCCGACACGACCATTGAAAATGATGAAACGGTTGGCTTAACCTTAACTGCTGGCACAGATTACACTATTGGCACAACAACGGCTGTAACTGGAACCATTACCAATGATGATTTTCCCATCATTACTATTGCAGCTACAGATGCCACAGCCGCCGAAACCGCCACAGGTATAACTCCTAACCCTGGAATCTTTACTTTCACTCGAACAGGTAGCACAACTAACACTCTAAGTGTTAACTATACCCTCACAGGCACAGCCACCAATGGCACAGACTATACAACCCTACCCACAAACGTCACTTTTGCCGCAGGTAGTAGCACAGCCACAGTCACAGTTAACCCCACTGATGACAGCATCTATGAAGACACAGAAACCGCTATCCTCAACTTAGCGACTGGTACAGGATACACTATCGGCACAACTGCTACTGCCACGGTTAATCTGGCTGATAATGACCCCCAATTCACTATTAATCTTAGTCCCGACCAAACAATCATCGAAGGCAACACTAGCCCTCAAAACGCTACCTATACTGTTAGTC
Coding sequences within:
- a CDS encoding Calx-beta domain-containing protein, translating into VDFTNANYEYLGLPFYDDFGNEISVGISNNSTGFNLRYYDDRLLTISNVEILNITGTPYDDVLQGFAGNDTLIGGAGNDSITGGAGNDILIGGASNDSITGGAGNDILIGVNTSSTPGRGEIDYLAGGIGADSFVLGDSTWIGYDNGNTTNNGNADYAEIAGFNSSEGDVIQLQGTSSNYLLAISGANTQILIDKPGTEPDELIGIVKNQTSLNLSGSYFNYVSTTTLPNITFALSPTSVTEDGATNLVYTFTRTGSTTSALTVNYGVSGTATFNTDYTQTGAASFTDTAGSITFAAGASTKTLTIDPTADTTIESNETLALTLATGTGYTIGTTTAVTGTINNDDFPSITLAISPSSVTEDGTTNLVYTFTRTGSTTNALTVNYGVAGTATFNTDYTQTGAASFTATTGTISFAAGSTTTTLTLDPTADTTIENDETVGLTLTAGTDYTIGTTTAVTGTITNDDFPIITIAATDATAAETATGITPNPGIFTFTRTGSTTNTLSVNYTLTGTATNGTDYTTLPTNVTFAAGSSTATVTVNPTDDSIYEDTETAILNLATGTGYTIGTTATATVNLADNDPQFTINLSPDQTIIEGNTSPQNATYTVSLSNPSTQTITVNYATANGTALTGSDYTSTTGTLTFNPGVTSQAINIPILNNSVNEANETFTLKLTNPTNANLGTTNIVTTTITDTLTASVTTTLPTNVENLTLIGTDAIDGTGNVGNNILQGNSANNTLAGANGNDTYSFVATTALGTDTITETTGTDTINFSGTTVATNVNLGVTTSQTVNSNLKLILSANNVIENATGGTGNDRITGNALNNTLNGSSGNDQLQGLAGNDTLLGGAGIDTLTGGSGNDLLWGELNDDILTGGLGSDKYQFKGTGAFSTTLGVDYISEFEVGQDQIVLSKTTFKTVINTVGQALTDFAVVSDDDFVDANSARIVYSQSTGSLFYNQNGNVLGATSVFEFARLGNPDVILAGSDFSLVS